The following are encoded in a window of Variovorax paradoxus genomic DNA:
- a CDS encoding acetate--CoA ligase family protein: MEKRTHDTPADLSRLINPRSIALVGASDREGSIGERTLTNLLTHSAFSGDVYLVNPTKPEIRGRRCWPSVAALPDTPDVAVVAVPASGVLTVIEECAARGVAFAVILSSGFGEAGAEGEREQQRMKEIAERSGLRLYGPNCPGLTNVNGRLGLTFSPSFPHDLVQGPIGLATQGGGLGRNVMQAMERGIGIGLWASTGNEVDLQVADFIHYMADAPDIKVIVTLLEGIKDGPKFVAAVQRAAANGKPVIGLKVGKSEYGRRAAQSHTASLTGSAEVNSAVFRQFGVIEVDDIDELVDTAWLFARAMPGTQDALGIYCSSGGTAALAADAVGSAGLTLAAFTPETTAVLRAKLPDYAAIDNPVDTTAMVLSDKTVVETTLGCVANDANLGLTIVPIALDYGETTTRMADNIINAQKGCAAPIVPIWMSDRLGEGYQRLVAAGFAPPRSVGKAISAIQRWVDYGRWKRANPDIQPVALPPLAAPLGEGATRSLSEAQAKQLLRDAGIALLPNALATTADEARALADRMGYPVVAKIASQQIVHKSDIGGVQVGLQDAAQVAAAWRDIMAAVAKHQPEATIDGLLIEKMAPRGGVELMIGVTRDPVFGHVMTFGLGGIYVEIFRDVTRRLLPIGPRDAAAMVREMRCFPLLDGARGRPAADVAALEALLVRISDFVMRHADRIEEMDLNPVWVGAKGEGAMPLDAVIIERVEQGA; the protein is encoded by the coding sequence ATGGAGAAACGCACCCACGACACCCCGGCCGACCTGTCGCGCCTCATCAACCCGCGTTCCATCGCACTCGTCGGTGCATCCGACCGCGAAGGCAGCATCGGCGAACGCACGCTCACCAACCTGCTCACGCATTCGGCGTTCAGCGGCGACGTCTACCTCGTCAACCCGACCAAGCCCGAGATCCGCGGCCGCCGCTGCTGGCCCAGCGTGGCCGCGCTGCCCGACACGCCCGACGTGGCCGTGGTCGCCGTGCCCGCGAGCGGCGTGCTCACGGTCATCGAGGAGTGCGCCGCGCGCGGCGTGGCCTTCGCGGTCATCCTGAGCTCGGGCTTCGGCGAAGCCGGCGCCGAGGGCGAGCGCGAACAGCAGCGCATGAAGGAGATCGCCGAGCGCAGCGGCCTGCGCCTGTACGGCCCCAACTGCCCGGGGCTCACCAACGTCAACGGCCGCCTGGGCCTGACCTTCTCGCCCTCGTTCCCGCACGACCTGGTGCAGGGCCCGATCGGCCTGGCCACGCAGGGCGGCGGCCTCGGGCGCAACGTGATGCAGGCCATGGAGCGCGGCATCGGCATCGGCCTGTGGGCCTCGACCGGCAACGAGGTCGACCTGCAGGTGGCCGACTTCATCCACTACATGGCGGACGCGCCCGACATCAAGGTCATCGTCACCTTGCTCGAAGGCATCAAGGACGGCCCGAAGTTCGTGGCGGCGGTGCAGCGCGCGGCAGCCAACGGCAAGCCGGTGATCGGGCTGAAGGTCGGCAAGTCGGAGTACGGCCGGCGCGCGGCGCAGTCGCACACCGCGTCGCTCACGGGCTCGGCCGAGGTCAACAGCGCCGTGTTCCGCCAGTTCGGCGTGATCGAGGTCGACGACATCGACGAACTGGTCGACACTGCCTGGCTGTTCGCCCGCGCCATGCCGGGCACGCAGGACGCGCTGGGCATCTATTGCTCGTCGGGCGGTACCGCGGCGCTCGCGGCCGACGCGGTGGGCTCGGCCGGGCTCACGCTCGCCGCGTTCACGCCCGAGACCACGGCGGTGCTGCGCGCCAAGCTGCCGGACTACGCCGCCATCGACAACCCGGTCGACACCACCGCCATGGTGCTCAGCGACAAGACCGTGGTGGAAACCACGCTCGGCTGCGTGGCCAACGACGCGAACCTGGGCCTGACCATCGTGCCCATCGCGCTCGACTACGGCGAGACGACCACGCGCATGGCCGACAACATCATCAATGCGCAAAAGGGCTGCGCGGCACCCATCGTGCCGATCTGGATGAGCGACCGCCTCGGCGAAGGCTACCAGCGGCTCGTGGCTGCAGGGTTCGCTCCTCCGCGCTCGGTGGGCAAGGCGATCTCGGCCATCCAGCGCTGGGTGGACTACGGCCGCTGGAAGCGCGCGAACCCCGACATCCAGCCGGTCGCGCTGCCACCGCTCGCCGCACCGCTCGGCGAAGGCGCCACGCGCAGCCTCTCTGAAGCGCAGGCCAAGCAATTGCTGCGCGATGCGGGCATCGCCTTGCTGCCGAACGCGCTGGCAACGACCGCCGACGAGGCGCGCGCGCTCGCCGATCGCATGGGCTACCCCGTCGTCGCGAAGATCGCGAGCCAGCAGATCGTGCACAAGTCCGACATCGGCGGCGTGCAGGTCGGCCTGCAGGATGCGGCACAGGTGGCCGCGGCGTGGCGCGACATCATGGCCGCTGTGGCGAAGCACCAGCCCGAGGCCACCATCGACGGCCTGCTGATCGAGAAGATGGCGCCGCGCGGCGGTGTCGAACTGATGATCGGCGTGACGCGCGACCCGGTGTTCGGCCATGTGATGACCTTCGGCCTCGGCGGCATCTATGTCGAGATCTTCCGCGACGTCACGCGCCGGCTGCTGCCCATCGGCCCGCGCGATGCGGCGGCGATGGTGCGCGAGATGCGCTGTTTTCCGCTGCTCGACGGCGCGCGCGGCCGGCCTGCGGCCGACGTGGCCGCGCTCGAGGCGCTGCTCGTGCGCATCTCCGACTTCGTGATGCGGCACGCCGATCGCATCGAGGAGATGGACCTGAACCCGGTCTGGGTCGGCGCGAAGGGTGAAGGCGCGATGCCACTCGATGCCGTGATCATCGAGCGGGTGGAGCAGGGCGCATGA